The following are encoded together in the Salvia hispanica cultivar TCC Black 2014 chromosome 6, UniMelb_Shisp_WGS_1.0, whole genome shotgun sequence genome:
- the LOC125192250 gene encoding uncharacterized protein LOC125192250, which translates to MNHREPLKSLLPTEPFELESGLSLIPRVRLNLTIHRADKSVALIDEWKLKRSLIEYLKKSHSISVPEEDIKVFKYRDLKKRKREDPVARGSLFVLDFEFLSKKLRFCGEDEVEREFTEWRKGIVAEMDGMELNLEGVKFKLSVEVPKADDFEGMRKEWEEIAAFGSRGYSRSDKQQPDTIVLRGVPSRWFAEPRVSSKPSMLVTHTIFSALGKIRNLDVGEDNDIGEAGDEDSGDLISGLHCKIVVRFEGHKDFCNALKVLCGRSLNKQGSRMRADYDVTWDRDGFFRNGRSRAEQGKRWTPTAGAGSYKSEGSGWQSQGSRLSPEDARRKRFRD; encoded by the exons ATGAACCACCGCGAACCGCTCAAATCTCTGCTCCCAACCGAGCCATTCGAACTCGAATCAGGCCTCTCCCTCATCCCCCGAGTCAGGCTCAACCTAACAATTCACCGCGCGGACAAATCCGTAGCCCTAATTGACGAGTGGAAGCTCAAGCGCTCTTTAATCGAATATCTCAAAAAGTCCCACTCAATTTCCGTTCCTGAAGAAGACATCAAAGTGTTCAAGTACAGAGACCTGAAGAAGCGGAAGCGTGAGGATCCCGTGGCGCGAGGGAGCTTGTTCGTGTTAGATTTTGAATTCCTATCGAAGAAATTGAGGTTTTGCGGCGAGGATGAAGTGGAGCGAGAGTTCACGGAGTGGAGGAAGGGGATTGTGGCGGAGATGGATGGAATGGAGTTGAATTTGGAGGGTGTGAAGTTTAAGCTGAGTGTTGAGGTGCCGAAAGCTGATGATTTTGAAGGGATGCGGAAGGAATGGGAGGAGATTGCGGCATTTGGATCGAGAG GATATTCAAGGAGTGATAAGCAGCAGCCTGATACAATTGTATTGAGAGGTGTGCCTTCTAGGTGGTTTGCTGAGCCTCGGGTTTCATCCAAACCTTCAATGCTAGTTACTCATACAATTTTTTCAGCTCTTGGAAAGATAAG GAATCTTGATGTTGGTGAGGACAATGACATAGGTGAAGCTGGGGATGAAGACAGTGGGGATCTAATTTCAGGTCTCCACTGCAAAATTGTAGTTCGGTTTGAAGGTCACAAGGACTTCTGTAATGCCTTGAAGGTTTTATGTGGCCGTTCCTTAAATAAG CAAGGATCACGCATGAGAGCCGATTATGATGTCACCTGGGACAGAGATGGATTCTTTAGAAATGGTAGAAGCCGAGCTGAACAAGGTAAAAGATGGACACCAACAGCTGGTGCTGGAAGTTATAAAAGCGAAGGTTCTGGATGGCAGTCACAAGGTTCCCGACTTAGCCCTGAGGATGCGCGCAGGAAACGATTCAGG GATTGA
- the LOC125195979 gene encoding U-box domain-containing protein 4-like, with protein sequence MDSDSVKSSFTYMGRKFTDLSLNDSSSSAFSDCNSDRSGEFPTASSQSRRLFLSCASDNSDELISQLVSALDSDSIDEQKQAAMELRLMAKNKPENRIKIARAGAIKPLISIISSNDPQLQEYGVTAVLNLSLCDENKEEIAYSGAIKPLVRALKSGTSTARENAACALLRLSQIEENKVAIGRSGAIPPLVDLLESGNFRGMKDACTALYSLCTVRENKIRAVQAGILKPLVELMSDLGSNMVDKSAFVLSLLMSVPEARAALVDEGGIPVLVEIVEVGTQRQKEIAAAILLQLCEDCLAYRTMVAREGAIPPLVALSQTGTTRAKQKAEALIELLRQPRSTNGAARDI encoded by the exons ATGGATTCCGATTCAGTGAAATCGAGCTTCACCTACATGGGCCGCAAGTTCACCGATCTCAGCCTCAAcgactcctcctcctccgccttCAGCGACTGCAACAGCGACAGATCCGGCGAGTTCCCCACCGCCTCTTCGCAGAGCCGCCGCCTCTTCCTCTCCTGCGCCTCCGATAACTCCGACGAGCTCATCTCTCAGCTCGTCTCCGCCCTCGACTCCGACAGCATCGACGAGCAGAAGCAAGCCGCCATGGAATTGCGCCTCATGGCCAAGAACAAACCGGAGAATCGGATCAAAATCGCCAGAGCCGGAGCGATCAAGCCGCTGATCTCGATCATCTCCTCCAACGATCCGCAGCTGCAGGAGTACGGCGTCACGGCGGTGCTAAACCTCTCGCTCTGCGACGAGAACAAGGAGGAGATCGCCTACTCCGGCGCGATCAAGCCGCTGGTCCGCGCTCTCAAATCCGGCACCTCCACCGCCAGGGAGAACGCCGCCTGCGCGCTCCTCCGCCTCTCGCAAATCGAGGAGAACAAAGTCGCGATCGGGAGGTCCGGCGCGATTCCGCCGCTGGTGGACCTCCTCGAGAGCGGCAACTTCCGCGGCATGAAGGACGCGTGCACCGCGCTCTACTCGCTGTGCACGGTGAGGGAGAATAAAATTAGGGCGGTGCAGGCTGGGATTTTGAAACCCTTGGTTGAGCTGATGTCCGATTTAGGATCGAATATGGTGGACAAATCGGCGTTCGTGCTGAGTCTCCTGATGTCGGTGCCGGAGGCGCGCGCGGCGCTGGTGGATGAGGGCGGCATACCCGTGCTTGTGGAGATCGTGGAGGTCGGGACGCAGCGGCAGAAGGAGATCGCCGCTGCCATACTTTTGCAGTTGTGCGAGGATTGCTTGGCCTACCGAACTATGGTGGCCCGCGAAGGAGCCATTCCCCCCCTGGTGGCTCTGTCGCAGACCGGGACCACCCGCGCCAAACAAAAG GCGGAAGCACTGATTGAGCTTTTACGGCAGCCAAGATCCACCAACGGCGCTGCGAGGGACATATGA
- the LOC125194761 gene encoding uncharacterized protein LOC125194761, producing MYGDTMHPSIYPSETHSPSLLNIAPRHLRLTCIFRNICKAEYRAISDHLVPLRWCSHTVTFPAQHDRGILMPGRWPPSTVTFSAVRSRSEKFLLSPPHSIVTNEKENRKELCASCLLLTVDQPPSGAAAAASSSGVSFSPSGSAAIIDHRCSAPPQPNFRKIYKGLEIIESVTYLGCWAVLVSMGCLSPFAGIRQIHTQRDKFPNWLIH from the exons atgtatggagacacgatGCATCCAAGCATTTATCCAAGTGAAACACATTCACCATCTTTGCTCAACATCGCCCCTCGTCATCTCCGCTTAACCtgcatatttagaaatatatgcaaGGCTGAGTACAGag CCATATCTGATCATCTTGTGCCGCTGAGATGGTGTTCTCATACGGTCACCTTCCCTGCCCAACATGACAGAGGTATCCTTATGccgggaaggtggccaccttccacggtcACCTTCTCTGCCGTCCGTTCACGGTCAGAG AAGTTTCTCCTCTCCCCCCCTCATTCCATCGTGACTAACGAGAAGGAGAACAGAAAAGAGCTCTGCGCTTCCTGCCTGCTGCTGACCGTCGACCAGCCTCCCTCCGGCGCCGctgccgccgcctcctccagCGGTGTGTCTTTCTCTCCCTCGGGATCCGCCGCCATCATCGATCACCGTTGCTCCGCACCGCCTCAGCCGAACTTCCGAAAG ATTTATAAAGGTCTTGAAATCATTGAATCGGTGACATATCTGGGTTGTTGGGCAGTACTCGTGTCGATGGGGTGTCTAAGTCCATTCGCCGGAATCCGGCAGATTCATACTCAAAGGGATAAGTTTCCCAATTGGCTTATTCATTAA
- the LOC125192249 gene encoding polyadenylation and cleavage factor homolog 4-like isoform X1, with the protein MDRFQNPVPLSSVGFSKPPPIQSDGAGKKPLPPLLLDRFRAMIKDLEEELKVFDGAAVLPSETDEIVQLYEIILSELTVNSKPMITDLTVLAEEQRAHGEAIAGAICSRIIEVSVDYKLPSLYLLDSIVKNIGKEYIKFFSARLPEVFCEAYTQVHPNMHKAMRHLFGTWSTVFPVSVLQKIGTKLKFSPPVNGHSSGVSSSRASESPRPAHGIHINPKYLEAQRQFGQSSVDPFRTEGVSSTGRTGLTASGVDAVKVSLSSASRIKRSSPPCGLGPAGSLSPAGPSIKDFGMDSSTKRLTVRQSPSHPGSDYGPSKVVIKEETSEWRKRNLQGNPKPQLKAVAAAAAYKCSGGIDLRGPRALISAYGMDEREKHLNNKHHKAEELDSHGAEQKIGIRTWQNTEEEEFDWEDMTPSLADRMQSSDTYSSLPSLGNLTGRQSVVADHAARLSAPGSVNNVAGASNFMSHIPPNFGRESLILPPQQSQGQFNANGSGSLAESRNVLTGGEQKSQAGNFSNIDWKSGRPAGVVSTFGSTYDSLAPEIRSGDAALRNTWNPANFQNSQIMPSHSSLPQQMLFRGQFGMKNASNIADQMHSDPGSSRSMPPVTLSQISSIRPGMVPVNLHGATQPNFSMARESRQNLHLPYSVPGSSNTMVPPLNYRYLAQGQGPAGTTPHMSFQVPGATLQPPPRGPHPGTTQAFPIGRNNGQVAPNGSVRNGLSGLISSLMVQGLISLPKQDSVGVEFDQDSLKVRHESAITSLYTDLPRQCRTCGHRFKDQEEHSKHMDWHVNKNRTLKNRETKPSPKWFVDINMWLSGTESLGTESAPGFLPIENTVEKEEDEEMAVPADDSQKACALCGEPFDDFYSDEMEEWMYRGAVYMYAPAGLAVGMDTSQLGPIVHAKCRPDSHGVSSENYEDETESTKEGSKRKKLRSHS; encoded by the exons ATGGACCGATTTCAGAACCCTGTGCCTCTGAGCAGCGTGGGTTTCAGCAAGCCTCCACCAATCCAGAGCGACGGCGCAGGTAAGAAGCCACTTCCGCCTTTGCTTCTCGATAGATTTAGGGCCATGATCAAGGATCTCGAGGAAGAACTTAAGGTTTTTGATGGTGCAGCTGTTTTGCCGTCGGAAACCGACGAAATTGTTCAGctttatgagattattttgtCGGAGCTCACTGTCAATTCGAAGCCAATGATTACTGATCTCACTGTACTTGCCGAAGAGCAGCGAGCACACGGCGAGGCCATTGCTGGTGCCATTTGCTCCCGGATTATTGAG GTTTCTGTTGATTATAAACTGCCTTCTTTATACCTTTTGGATAGCATCGTGAAGAACATAGGCAAGGAATACATTAAATTCTTCTCTGCTCGGTTGCCTGAG gTTTTCTGTGAGGCTTACACACAAGTCCACCCCAACATGCACAAAGCAATGCGCCATCTGTTTGGGACATGGTCTACAGTTTTCCCAGTGTCAGTGCTTCAAAAGATTGGGACAAAGTTAAAGTTTTCTCCTCCTGTAAATGGTCATTCTTCTGGAGTAAGCTCTTCAAGAGCTTCTGAATCTCCTCGACCAGCACATGGGATACACATAAACCCCAAGTATTTGGAAGCACAACGGCAGTTTGGACAATCATCAGTAGATCCT TTTAGAACTGAAGGAGTGAGTTCAACTGGTCGTACAGGCCTTACAGCTTCTGGTGTAGATGCTGTAAAAGTGTCTCTCTCATCAGCTTCTAGGATAAAAAGGTCCTCCCCTCCTTGTGGACTTGGGCCTGCAGGATCATTGTCTCCTGCTGGTCCTTCAATCAAGGATTTTGGCATGGATAGTTCCACAAAGAGACTCACTGTTAGGCAGTCACCATCTCATCCTGGAAGTGATTATGGGCCAAGCAAAGTGGTGATCAAAGAGGAGACAAGTGAGTGGCGGAAAAGAAATCTGCAGGGCAATCCCAAACCACAGCTTAAAGCAGTAGCAGCAGCTGCTGCGTATAAATGTAGTGGTGGTATTGATCTTCGAGGACCGAGAGCATTGATTAGTGCCTATGGGATGGATGAACGAGAAAAACATTTAAACAATAAACATCATAAAGCTGAGGAGTTGGATTCACATGGTGCTGAGCAAAAGATAGGTATCAGGACATGGCAAAACACTGAAGAGGAagaatttgattgggaagACATGACCCCATCTTTAGCAGATCGGATGCAGTCTAGTGATACATATTCATCTCTTCCATCTCTAGGTAACTTGACCGGAAGACAGAGTGTTGTTGCAGACCATGCTGCACGTTTG TCTGCTCCTGGATCTGTTAACAATGTTGCTGGCGCCAGTAATTTTATGAGCCATATTCCTCCTAATTTTGGCCGAGAATCCTTGATTTTACCGCCACAGCAGTCTCAGGGCCAATTTAATGCCAACGGAAGTGGTTCTCTAGCTGAAAGTAGAAACGTTTTAACTGGTGGTGAGCAAAAGAGCCAAGCTGGAAATTTCTCAAATATTGATTGGAAGTCTGGTCGGCCTGCTGGTGTTGTTTCAACATTTGGCTCCACCTACGACTCACTGGCTCCTGAGATTCGATCAGGTGATGCTGCTTTAAGAAATACATGGAATCctgcaaattttcaaaactcaCAGATTATGCCATCGCACTCTAGTCTTCCTCAACAAATGCTATTTAGAGGTCAGTTTGGTATGAAGAATGCTTCCAATATTGCCGATCAAATGCATTCTGATCCTGGTAGCAGTAGAAGCATGCCACCGGTGACCTTGTCCCAAATTTCTAGCATTCGTCCTGGAATGGTTCCTGTAAATTTGCATGGTGCAACACAGCCAAACTTTTCAATGGCTCGAGAGTCCAGACAAAATTTGCACTTGCCTTATTCAGTTCCTGGTTCATCAAATACAATGGTACCACCTTTGAACTATAGATACTTAGCTCAAGGGCAGGGTCCTGCTGGCACTACTCCACATATGTCATTTCAAGTACCCGGGGCAACCTTACAGCCTCCACCAAGGGGTCCTCATCCAGGGACAACTCAAGCATTTCCTATTGGTCGAAATAATGGGCAAGTTGCTCCTAATGGCTCCGTGAGGAATGGGCTTTCAGGGTTAATATCTTCTTTAATGGTCCAAGGTTTAATATCTTTACCAAAGCAG GATTCTGTTGGAGTGGAGTTTGATCAAGACAGTCTTAAGGTGCGTCATGAGAGCGCAATTACGTCTTTATATACTGATCTTCCAAGGCAATGCAGAACTTGTGGCCATCGGTTTAAAGACCAAGAAGAGCACAGCAAGCATATGGATTGGCATGTAAACAAGAACCGAACTCTAAAAAACCGCGAGACAAAACCTTCTCCGAAGTGGTTTGTAGACATAAACATGTGGCTCAGTGGCACAGAATCCTTGGGAACTGAATCAGCTCCAGGTTTTTTGCCCATTGAAAATACTGTAGAAAAGGAGGAGGATGAAGAAATGGCTGTTCCTGCTGATGATAGCCAGAAGGCTTGCGCACTATGTGGAGAGCCCTTTGATGATTTCTATAGTGACGAAATGGAAGAATGGATGTATAGGGGAGCCGTATACATGTATGCACCAGCTGGGTTAGCAGTTGGAATGGACACATCGCAATTAGGTCCTATAGTGCATGCCAAATGTAGACCTGACTCACATGGGGTTTCATCGGAAAATTATGAGGATGAAACG GAATCAACTAAAGAAGGtagtaaaaggaaaaaactGCGAAGTCATTCCTGA
- the LOC125192249 gene encoding polyadenylation and cleavage factor homolog 4-like isoform X2, with protein sequence MDRFQNPVPLSSVGFSKPPPIQSDGAAVLPSETDEIVQLYEIILSELTVNSKPMITDLTVLAEEQRAHGEAIAGAICSRIIEVSVDYKLPSLYLLDSIVKNIGKEYIKFFSARLPEVFCEAYTQVHPNMHKAMRHLFGTWSTVFPVSVLQKIGTKLKFSPPVNGHSSGVSSSRASESPRPAHGIHINPKYLEAQRQFGQSSVDPFRTEGVSSTGRTGLTASGVDAVKVSLSSASRIKRSSPPCGLGPAGSLSPAGPSIKDFGMDSSTKRLTVRQSPSHPGSDYGPSKVVIKEETSEWRKRNLQGNPKPQLKAVAAAAAYKCSGGIDLRGPRALISAYGMDEREKHLNNKHHKAEELDSHGAEQKIGIRTWQNTEEEEFDWEDMTPSLADRMQSSDTYSSLPSLGNLTGRQSVVADHAARLSAPGSVNNVAGASNFMSHIPPNFGRESLILPPQQSQGQFNANGSGSLAESRNVLTGGEQKSQAGNFSNIDWKSGRPAGVVSTFGSTYDSLAPEIRSGDAALRNTWNPANFQNSQIMPSHSSLPQQMLFRGQFGMKNASNIADQMHSDPGSSRSMPPVTLSQISSIRPGMVPVNLHGATQPNFSMARESRQNLHLPYSVPGSSNTMVPPLNYRYLAQGQGPAGTTPHMSFQVPGATLQPPPRGPHPGTTQAFPIGRNNGQVAPNGSVRNGLSGLISSLMVQGLISLPKQDSVGVEFDQDSLKVRHESAITSLYTDLPRQCRTCGHRFKDQEEHSKHMDWHVNKNRTLKNRETKPSPKWFVDINMWLSGTESLGTESAPGFLPIENTVEKEEDEEMAVPADDSQKACALCGEPFDDFYSDEMEEWMYRGAVYMYAPAGLAVGMDTSQLGPIVHAKCRPDSHGVSSENYEDETESTKEGSKRKKLRSHS encoded by the exons ATGGACCGATTTCAGAACCCTGTGCCTCTGAGCAGCGTGGGTTTCAGCAAGCCTCCACCAATCCAGAGCGACGGCGCAG CTGTTTTGCCGTCGGAAACCGACGAAATTGTTCAGctttatgagattattttgtCGGAGCTCACTGTCAATTCGAAGCCAATGATTACTGATCTCACTGTACTTGCCGAAGAGCAGCGAGCACACGGCGAGGCCATTGCTGGTGCCATTTGCTCCCGGATTATTGAG GTTTCTGTTGATTATAAACTGCCTTCTTTATACCTTTTGGATAGCATCGTGAAGAACATAGGCAAGGAATACATTAAATTCTTCTCTGCTCGGTTGCCTGAG gTTTTCTGTGAGGCTTACACACAAGTCCACCCCAACATGCACAAAGCAATGCGCCATCTGTTTGGGACATGGTCTACAGTTTTCCCAGTGTCAGTGCTTCAAAAGATTGGGACAAAGTTAAAGTTTTCTCCTCCTGTAAATGGTCATTCTTCTGGAGTAAGCTCTTCAAGAGCTTCTGAATCTCCTCGACCAGCACATGGGATACACATAAACCCCAAGTATTTGGAAGCACAACGGCAGTTTGGACAATCATCAGTAGATCCT TTTAGAACTGAAGGAGTGAGTTCAACTGGTCGTACAGGCCTTACAGCTTCTGGTGTAGATGCTGTAAAAGTGTCTCTCTCATCAGCTTCTAGGATAAAAAGGTCCTCCCCTCCTTGTGGACTTGGGCCTGCAGGATCATTGTCTCCTGCTGGTCCTTCAATCAAGGATTTTGGCATGGATAGTTCCACAAAGAGACTCACTGTTAGGCAGTCACCATCTCATCCTGGAAGTGATTATGGGCCAAGCAAAGTGGTGATCAAAGAGGAGACAAGTGAGTGGCGGAAAAGAAATCTGCAGGGCAATCCCAAACCACAGCTTAAAGCAGTAGCAGCAGCTGCTGCGTATAAATGTAGTGGTGGTATTGATCTTCGAGGACCGAGAGCATTGATTAGTGCCTATGGGATGGATGAACGAGAAAAACATTTAAACAATAAACATCATAAAGCTGAGGAGTTGGATTCACATGGTGCTGAGCAAAAGATAGGTATCAGGACATGGCAAAACACTGAAGAGGAagaatttgattgggaagACATGACCCCATCTTTAGCAGATCGGATGCAGTCTAGTGATACATATTCATCTCTTCCATCTCTAGGTAACTTGACCGGAAGACAGAGTGTTGTTGCAGACCATGCTGCACGTTTG TCTGCTCCTGGATCTGTTAACAATGTTGCTGGCGCCAGTAATTTTATGAGCCATATTCCTCCTAATTTTGGCCGAGAATCCTTGATTTTACCGCCACAGCAGTCTCAGGGCCAATTTAATGCCAACGGAAGTGGTTCTCTAGCTGAAAGTAGAAACGTTTTAACTGGTGGTGAGCAAAAGAGCCAAGCTGGAAATTTCTCAAATATTGATTGGAAGTCTGGTCGGCCTGCTGGTGTTGTTTCAACATTTGGCTCCACCTACGACTCACTGGCTCCTGAGATTCGATCAGGTGATGCTGCTTTAAGAAATACATGGAATCctgcaaattttcaaaactcaCAGATTATGCCATCGCACTCTAGTCTTCCTCAACAAATGCTATTTAGAGGTCAGTTTGGTATGAAGAATGCTTCCAATATTGCCGATCAAATGCATTCTGATCCTGGTAGCAGTAGAAGCATGCCACCGGTGACCTTGTCCCAAATTTCTAGCATTCGTCCTGGAATGGTTCCTGTAAATTTGCATGGTGCAACACAGCCAAACTTTTCAATGGCTCGAGAGTCCAGACAAAATTTGCACTTGCCTTATTCAGTTCCTGGTTCATCAAATACAATGGTACCACCTTTGAACTATAGATACTTAGCTCAAGGGCAGGGTCCTGCTGGCACTACTCCACATATGTCATTTCAAGTACCCGGGGCAACCTTACAGCCTCCACCAAGGGGTCCTCATCCAGGGACAACTCAAGCATTTCCTATTGGTCGAAATAATGGGCAAGTTGCTCCTAATGGCTCCGTGAGGAATGGGCTTTCAGGGTTAATATCTTCTTTAATGGTCCAAGGTTTAATATCTTTACCAAAGCAG GATTCTGTTGGAGTGGAGTTTGATCAAGACAGTCTTAAGGTGCGTCATGAGAGCGCAATTACGTCTTTATATACTGATCTTCCAAGGCAATGCAGAACTTGTGGCCATCGGTTTAAAGACCAAGAAGAGCACAGCAAGCATATGGATTGGCATGTAAACAAGAACCGAACTCTAAAAAACCGCGAGACAAAACCTTCTCCGAAGTGGTTTGTAGACATAAACATGTGGCTCAGTGGCACAGAATCCTTGGGAACTGAATCAGCTCCAGGTTTTTTGCCCATTGAAAATACTGTAGAAAAGGAGGAGGATGAAGAAATGGCTGTTCCTGCTGATGATAGCCAGAAGGCTTGCGCACTATGTGGAGAGCCCTTTGATGATTTCTATAGTGACGAAATGGAAGAATGGATGTATAGGGGAGCCGTATACATGTATGCACCAGCTGGGTTAGCAGTTGGAATGGACACATCGCAATTAGGTCCTATAGTGCATGCCAAATGTAGACCTGACTCACATGGGGTTTCATCGGAAAATTATGAGGATGAAACG GAATCAACTAAAGAAGGtagtaaaaggaaaaaactGCGAAGTCATTCCTGA